The genome window GAAGGCGCGAGGCCGCGAGAGAGGCGGGGCGAGCTTGACGGCGAAGAAGAGCACTCCGGACGCCCATACCGCCGCGAGCGCGGGCCGCAGCCACCGCGACCCGGCGAAGCCCCCGAGCGCCGCGGCCGCGATGGGGATGGCGACCGTGACCGAATAGACGGTCATGCGCGCGTGGCCGGAAGCCGCCAGCGCGAAGAGCAGAAGGGCGGCCAGGTGCTCGAAAGGGAGAGCGCGGTCCTTGAGGAAGCGCGCGAGCGCCGCCGCGAACGAGCCCGCGAGCAGCGCCCAGAACGGCCAGAGCCAGGGCGTCTCCACCGAGCTCCCCTGCCATTCGCGGATATAGCTGCTCAGCGCTTCGCGGGCTCCGGCATGTTCCAGGAGCACGCCGTAGACCCGCGTCCCATACGGGTTCAGCAGTGCGCCGGCTGCGGCCGCGAGAAGGCAGTACCCCAGCGTCCACGAGCGCCGGCGCCGGGCGTCGCCGGCGGCATGGAGCGCGAGCAGGAGCAGGCCGTAGGGGAAGCCGGCATGCAGGTTGGCCCAGAACGCGAAGAAGGCCGCGCAGCCGAGGATCTCCGCGCGGGGTCCCCGCGAAGGCCCGCGCAGGCGCCTGCGCTCGAGCAGCAGCCAGAGCGCCAGGAAGAAGACGAGGGAGAAGCCCTCGGGACGGAGGTCGTTGGCGGTCGTCAGGCCGAGCGCCCAGAGGAAGATCCCCAGCCCGCGCGCGGCCGGCGCGGCGCCGTAGAGGCCGAGGATGGGCCAGAGCAGGGCCGCGGCGCAGGAGAGCTGGAGGAACTTGAGGACCCAGAGCCCGCGCATCCCTCCGAGGGCATGGAAGCCCTGGAAGACCAGCTGGGAGAGCCACTCGAAGTCGGCCCACGGGGCGCCGCTCATCGTCCAGGAGAGCCAGTCGACGCGGGGAACGGCGCCGTGCGCCAGCATCCAGCGCGCGGCGCTCAGATGCCAGAAGACGTCCGGGTTGGAGAGGGGAAGGCCGAAGCAGGCCGCGGCGAGCGCGGCCGATAGAGCGGCCGGCATCCAGCGTCGGAAGCCGGCCATGAGCCCGGGGAGCACCTAGGGACCCCCAGGGCTGTCTTGGAAGCCCCTATTCCGTGGCGAGTCCAAGAAGCGACGAGGGAGCATAGCGCGAGCTATGTGACCGAGGAGCGCCGCAGGAATCGTCCGGAAGAGGGGCTTCCCAAAATGAAGGGCGGGGCTGCTTTCTACCCGTCTGCAGCGTTGCTCGTCGCTCACATAGCTCACGCTATGCTCGCTCCTCGCGCCTTGCATCCGGGTCAAAACCAGCCCCGCCAAGACAGCCCTGGGGGTCCTTAGGTGCTCAGGGCTTTCTGCTCGGACGGACCGCTTTGCCGGACTTGATGCAGGTCGAGCAGACGTAGGCGGTGCGGGTCTTGCCCGCGAGGACCAACTTCTGCTTCTGGAGGTTGGGCCGGAACACCCGCT of Elusimicrobiota bacterium contains these proteins:
- the rpmB gene encoding 50S ribosomal protein L28 — its product is MAYRCSICEKGPVSGFSYSHSHRATKRVFRPNLQKQKLVLAGKTRTAYVCSTCIKSGKAVRPSRKP